In one Gadus morhua chromosome 7, gadMor3.0, whole genome shotgun sequence genomic region, the following are encoded:
- the tmem45b gene encoding transmembrane protein 45B → MANFGGHAIPGTFFLLYGLWLAVKHTLRHRWRKGKTPGRPKAPTFLRKMEYVEGGFMMFAAFVGIMVEQFVVDGPHARLYSGGAWVKLMNWQHSTMYLFFGIAGFANVTSLMKSMPLGIDRMSISLALFVEGFLFYYHLHNRPLLDAHVHTLLLVPVFVGSANAMLQVFLRDNIILELSLACLFFLQGSWFYQIGCVLFPLSGPKWDLTLHNNVMFTTMCFCWHIAMALLIISIVALLVCSIVKRVSGESRNVELGMRNTTNSSQKALLDDTDED, encoded by the exons ATGGCCAACTTTGGAGGACATGCCATTCCGGGCACCTTCTTCCTGCTGTACGGCCTGTGGCTGGCCGTCAAACACACGCTACGCCACCGCTGGAGGAAGGGCAAGACCCCCGGGCGGCCCAAGGCGCCCACCTTCCTCAGGAAGATGGAATATGTCGAGGGGGGATTCATGATGTTTGCTGCATTTGTCG GTATCATGGTGGAGCAGTTTGTGGTGGACGGGCCCCACGCGCGGCTCTACAGCGGCGGGGCCTGGGTGAAGCTGATGAACTGGCAGCACAGCACCATGTACCTGTTCTTTGGCATCGCCGGCTTCGCCAACGTCACCAGCTTGATGAAGTCCATGCCCCTCGGCATAGATCGGATGTCCATCTCTCTGGCACTGTTTGTCGAAG GGTTCCTGTTCTACTATCACCTGCACAACCGGCCCCTCCTGGACGCCCACGTGCACACGCTGCTGCTGGTGCCCGTGTTCGTGGGCTCGGCCAACGCCATGCTGCAGGTGTTCCTGAGGGACAACATCATCCTGGAGCTGTCCCTGGCCTGCCTCTTCTTCCTGCAGGGATCCTGGTTCTACCAG ATTGGATGTGTGCTGTTCCCTTTAAGTGGGCCAAAGTGGGATTTAACGTTGCACAACAACGTCATGTTCACCACCATGTGCTTCTGCTGGCACATAGCCATGGCCCTGCTCATCATCAGCATTGTAGCCCTTCTGGTTTGTTC AATTGTGAAAAGAGTGTCTGGAGAGAGCAGAAACGTGGAGCTGGGCATGAGGAACACAACCAACTCCTCCCAGAAGGCCCTGCTCGACGACACGGACGAAGATTAA
- the nfrkb gene encoding nuclear factor related to kappa-B-binding protein isoform X1 gives MDDLAHILTDPLGTREESNGQITEECMLGNCRVSLPEDLLEDPDVFFSVMSESTWTDVLSDSQRHHLRQFLPQFPGNNVAVQDSAVSNLFNNQSFNFGNPLHLAQRLFRDGYFNPEVVKYRQLCAKSQRKRRLYSLQQYYHRLLKQILVSRKDLLELAVHSGLDVPQKRPLNPRGQLEPQEPRIRRRVGRILREVKAECGDSNASSDDDGESWPPAPQSPSSPTTSLPLRVLPSLSTQDMKTAEKPELGVQDLKSMLQNHREKRKRHPDHPDLVTSDIHLGNMLSRVNIGRKGSSVALFDLALPKKKIKEERRKKRLRTTVKLEAEDPCEALMTSDAAALSANHVPSLPDTPTPPPLANVKEEVIEECQSSPAVVEEISISFFNLLESIMKTENLSSTSLLEEKVQTWQLSPATSLNPWFSFASCWSELVLPALQFLAGEAKDGMMTLPTGFSPYVEFGDQSQQWRWIGPSLDAEKDLSALCQLWIDSKDLVVKMEHEDLSEITSPVPRVSWTDYVVRPSTGDERHVFQIQEQQRYDQPHKAFTFRMHGFESVVGPVKGVFDKEMSLNKAREHTLLRSDRPAYVTILSLVRDAAARLPNGEGTRAEICELLKDSQFLAPDVTSAQVNTVVSGALDRLHYEKDPCVKYDIGRKLWIYLHRDRSQEEFERIHQAQAAAAKARKALQQKPKPAPKPKSGSKEPGGKIQGSLEGGLESSPMSPIPATPSTPGTPKSPLPSTVGTPTKTGLPDMVKSSPGVLLVAPPSMPQLGSLLPSSQAASAAAQQPPSSSSLSASHQHAARLVSHLGTGALPQVRMVSAQPAVGGPQAALLHQTAHQIRVPVSLGTKGLSQTVVSLPLRSQAGSSPMGVPTTLSVSALAVAKPRPGSPGSPAKTLVTPALLQGMAGQSIKQVSITGQLGVKTSVGGGGIPITATNLRIQGKDVLRLPPSSITTDSKGQTVLRITPDMMATLAKSPVATVKLSPDFLGSAGHGGGKSISATLHVTPPHSSSSSSSSTLSSLVTEAGKAGLKAGHASSSLLKAGAADTAIRLMPTLAVTVGDQKTRTFSTHVSSASGDSKGAATIRIMPGLGVIPHKQGQTITMTTMAGSKPLTVSAGPGTVTMAAAGALGAKGITVSASPLTIGTATGTVRHVPVTATVVTTQAGKLPTRITVPLSVLNQPLKTKSVVTSPMVKGSLNTSLSSLGRNIILTTMPAGTKLMAGNKPVSFVTAQQLQQLQQQGQATQVRIQTVQTQQIQQHVATGSPKSVSTVVVTTAPSLKCPPDPSAAPQP, from the exons ATGGACGACCTTGCACACATACTGACAGACCCACTTGGTACAAGGGAAGAAAGTAACGGGCAAATCACAGAGGAGTGTATGCTTGGAAACTGTCGGGTGAGCCTACCCGAGGATCTGCTTGAGGAC CCTGACGTATTCTTCTCCGTGATGAGTGAGAGCACATGGACTGACGTGCTGTCAGACTCCCAGAGGCACCACCTGCGTCAGTTTCTGCCGCAGTTCCCAGGGAATAACGTCGCTGTGCAGGACAGTGCCGTCAGTAATCTTTTCAACAACCAAAGCTTTAACTTTGGAAATCCCCTTCATCTCGCTCAGAGATTATTCAGAG ATGGCTACTTTAATCCTGAGGTGGTGAAGTACAGGCAGCTGTGTGCTAAGTCTCAGAGAAAGAGGCGTCTGTACTCTCTACAGCAGTACTACCACAGACTACTGAAGCAGATCCTTGTTTCCAGGAAG GATCTCCTGGAGCTAGCCGTGCACAGCGGGCTGGACGTGCCACAGAAGCGGCCCCTGAACCCCAGGGGCCAGCTGGAGCCGCAGGAGCCCAGGATCCGAAGGAGGGTGGGCCGCATCCTGAGGGAGGTGAAGGCCGAGTGCGGGGACAGCAACGCCTCCTCTGACGACGACGGAG AGTCATGGCCTCCAGCGCCGCAGtcgccctcctctcccaccaccagCCTCCCCCTCCGCGTCCTGCCCAGCCTCTCCACCCAGGACATGAAGACCGCCG AAAAACCCGAGCTAGGCGTGCAGGATTTGAAGAGCATGCTCCAGAAccacagagagaagaggaagaggcatCCG GACCACCCTGACCTCGTCACCTCTGACATCCACTTGGGGAACATGCTCTCCAGGGTCAACATAGGTCGGAAGGGCTCCTCTGTGG CTCTGTTTGACCTCGCTTTGCCCAAGAAGAAGatcaaagaggagaggaggaagaagaggttgAGGACGACAGTGAAGCTGGAGGCTGAGGACCCGTGTGAGGCCCTCATGACTTCCGATGCCGCGGCTCTATCGGCCAATCacgtcccctctctccctgacacGCCCACCCCACCGCCACTGGCCAACGTCAAGGAGGA GGTCATTGAGGAGTGCCAGAGCAGCCcagcggtggtggaggagatctCCATCAGCTTCTTCAACCTGCTGGAGTCTATCATGAAGACAGAGAATCTATCCAGTACCTCTCTG CTCGAGGAGAAGGTTCAAACATGGCAGTTGTCTCCCGCCACCTCCCTCAACCCCTGGTTTTCCTTTGCTTCCTGTTGGTCGGAGTTAGTACTTCCTGCCCTGCAGTTCCTCGCTGGAGAAGCCAAAG ATGGCATGATGACGCTGCCCACCGGCTTCTCTCCCTACGTGGAGTTCGGGGATCAGTCCCAGCAGTGGAGGTGGATCG GGCCCAGTCTAGATGCAGAGAAGGACCTCAGTGCGTTGTGTCAGCTGTGGATCGATTCCAAGGACCTGGTGGTCAAG ATGGAGCATGAAGACCTATCGGAGATAACCTCCCCCGTGCCTAGGGT CAGCTGGACGGACTACGTGGTGCGCCCCAGCACGGGAGATGAGAGACACGTCTTCCAGATCCAG GAACAACAGCGCTACGACCAGCCACACAAGGCCTTCACCTTCCGGATGCATGGCTTCGAGTCTGTGGTGGGGCCCGTCAAAGGGGTCTTCGACAAGGAGATGTCCCTGAACAAGGCCCGGGAGCACACCCTGCTACGATCCGACCGGCCTGCCTACGTCACCATCCTGTCCCTGG TGCGAGACGCAGCGGCCAGGCTTCCTAACGGAGAGGGGACCCGGGCGGAGATCTGTGAGCTCCTGAAGGACTCCCAGTTCCTAGCCCCTGATGTCACCAGCGCCCAG GTGAACACGGTGGTGAGTGGGGCGCTGGACCGGCTGCACTACGAGAAAGACCCGTGTGTGAAGTACGACATCGGACGCAAGCTGTGGATCTACCTGCACCGCGACCGCAGCCAGGAGGAGTTTG AGCGTATTCACCAGGCCCAAGCCGCCGCAGCCAAAGCCAGGAAAGCTCTTCAGCAGAAACCCAAACCCGCCCCTAAACCG AAGTCTGGGAGCAAAGAGCCTGGCGGTAAGATCCAAGGCTCCCTGGAGGGCGGCCTGGAGTCCAGTCCCATGTCCCCCATCCCCGCCACCCCGAGCACCCCCGGCACCCCCAAATCTCCCCTGCCCTCCACAGTGGGCACCCCCACCAAGACGGGGCTCCCGGACATGGTGAAGAGCAGCCCAGG ggtgCTGCTTGTGGCCCCTCCCTCCATGCCCCAGCTGGGCTCCCTGCTGCCCAGCAGCCAGGCTGCCTCCGCGGCCGCCCagcagcccccctcctcctcctccctctccgcctcccACCAGCACGCCGCCCGGCTGGTCAGCCACCTGGGGACCGGGGCCCTGCCCCAGGTCCGCATGGTGTCGGCCCAGCCCGCCGTCGGGGGCCCGCAGGCCGCCCTGCTGCACCAGACCGCCCACCAGATCAGGGTGCCCGTCTCCCTGGGAACCAAGGGCCTCTCACAG ACGGTGGTGTCCCTGCCGCTACGGAGCCAAGCGGGCAGCAGCCCCATGGGGGTTCCCACCACGCTGTCGGTGTCGGCCCTGGCTGTGGCCAAGCCCCGgcccgggtcccccgggagccCAGCCAAGACCCTGGTCACCCCCGCCCTCCTGCAGGGCATGGCCGGCCAGAGCATCAAACAg GTGTCCATCACGGGCCAGCTGGGCGTGAAGACGTCCGTGGGCGGCGGCGGGATCCCCATCACGGCCACCAACCTGCGGATCCAGGGCAAGGACGTGCTGCGGCTGccgccctcctccatcaccaccgaCTCCAAGGGCCAGACGGTGCTGCGCATCACGCCCGACATGATGGCCACCCTGGCCAAGTCGCCCGTGGCCACCGTCAAGCTCTCCCCGGACTTCCTGGGCTCGGCCGGCCACGGCGGGGGGAAGAGCATCTCGGCCACGCTGCACGTGACCCcgccccactcctcctcctcctcctcctcctccacactctcCAGCCTGGTGACGGAGGCCGGGAAAGCTG GTCTCAAGGCGGGCCacgcctcctcctcgctgctgaAGGCGGGCGCGGCCGACACGGCCATCCGCCTGATGCCCACGCTGGCCGTCACCGTGGGCGACCAGAAGACCAGGACCTTCTCCACGCACGTGTCGTCGGCGTCCGGGGACTCGAAGGGCGCCGCCACCATCCGCATCATGCCCGGCCTGGGGGTCATCCCGCACAAGCAGGGCCAGACCATCACCATGACGACCATGGCCGGCAGCAAGCCGCTGACGGTGTCGGCCGGCCCCGGGACGGTGACCATGGCGGCGGCCGGTGCCCTCGGCGCCAAGGGGATCACGGTGTCCGCCTCGCCGCTCACCATCGGCACGGCGACCGGCACCGTGCGCCACGTGCCCGTCACGGCCACGGTGGTGACCACGCAGGCG GGTAAGCTGCCCACCAGGATCACGGTGCCTCTGTCCGTCCTCAACCAGCCGCTGAAGACCAAGAGTGTGGTGACCTCGCCCATGGTGAAGGGGAGCCTCAACACCAG CCTCAGCAGCCTTGGGAGGAACATCATCCTGACCACCATGCCGGCAGGCACCAAGCTCATGGCCGGGAACAAGCCGGTCAGCTTCGTCACCgcccagcagctgcagcagctgcagcagcagggtcAAGCCACACAG GTCCGGATCCAGACCGTTCAGACCCAGCAGATCCAGCAGCACGTGGCGACGGGTTCTCCTAAATCTGTGTCCACCGTGGTGGTCACCACCGCACCCTCGCTGAAATGTCCGCCGGACCCCTCGGCCGCCCCTCAAccatga
- the nfrkb gene encoding nuclear factor related to kappa-B-binding protein isoform X2: MDDLAHILTDPLGTREESNGQITEECMLGNCRVSLPEDLLEDPDVFFSVMSESTWTDVLSDSQRHHLRQFLPQFPGNNVAVQDSAVSNLFNNQSFNFGNPLHLAQRLFRDGYFNPEVVKYRQLCAKSQRKRRLYSLQQYYHRLLKQILVSRKDLLELAVHSGLDVPQKRPLNPRGQLEPQEPRIRRRVGRILREVKAECGDSNASSDDDGESWPPAPQSPSSPTTSLPLRVLPSLSTQDMKTAEKPELGVQDLKSMLQNHREKRKRHPDHPDLVTSDIHLGNMLSRVNIGRKGSSVALFDLALPKKKIKEERRKKRLRTTVKLEAEDPCEALMTSDAAALSANHVPSLPDTPTPPPLANVKEEVIEECQSSPAVVEEISISFFNLLESIMKTENLSSTSLLEEKVQTWQLSPATSLNPWFSFASCWSELVLPALQFLAGEAKDGMMTLPTGFSPYVEFGDQSQQWRWIGPSLDAEKDLSALCQLWIDSKDLVVKMEHEDLSEITSPVPRVSWTDYVVRPSTGDERHVFQIQEQQRYDQPHKAFTFRMHGFESVVGPVKGVFDKEMSLNKAREHTLLRSDRPAYVTILSLVRDAAARLPNGEGTRAEICELLKDSQFLAPDVTSAQVNTVVSGALDRLHYEKDPCVKYDIGRKLWIYLHRDRSQEEFERIHQAQAAAAKARKALQQKPKPAPKPSGSKEPGGKIQGSLEGGLESSPMSPIPATPSTPGTPKSPLPSTVGTPTKTGLPDMVKSSPGVLLVAPPSMPQLGSLLPSSQAASAAAQQPPSSSSLSASHQHAARLVSHLGTGALPQVRMVSAQPAVGGPQAALLHQTAHQIRVPVSLGTKGLSQTVVSLPLRSQAGSSPMGVPTTLSVSALAVAKPRPGSPGSPAKTLVTPALLQGMAGQSIKQVSITGQLGVKTSVGGGGIPITATNLRIQGKDVLRLPPSSITTDSKGQTVLRITPDMMATLAKSPVATVKLSPDFLGSAGHGGGKSISATLHVTPPHSSSSSSSSTLSSLVTEAGKAGLKAGHASSSLLKAGAADTAIRLMPTLAVTVGDQKTRTFSTHVSSASGDSKGAATIRIMPGLGVIPHKQGQTITMTTMAGSKPLTVSAGPGTVTMAAAGALGAKGITVSASPLTIGTATGTVRHVPVTATVVTTQAGKLPTRITVPLSVLNQPLKTKSVVTSPMVKGSLNTSLSSLGRNIILTTMPAGTKLMAGNKPVSFVTAQQLQQLQQQGQATQVRIQTVQTQQIQQHVATGSPKSVSTVVVTTAPSLKCPPDPSAAPQP, encoded by the exons ATGGACGACCTTGCACACATACTGACAGACCCACTTGGTACAAGGGAAGAAAGTAACGGGCAAATCACAGAGGAGTGTATGCTTGGAAACTGTCGGGTGAGCCTACCCGAGGATCTGCTTGAGGAC CCTGACGTATTCTTCTCCGTGATGAGTGAGAGCACATGGACTGACGTGCTGTCAGACTCCCAGAGGCACCACCTGCGTCAGTTTCTGCCGCAGTTCCCAGGGAATAACGTCGCTGTGCAGGACAGTGCCGTCAGTAATCTTTTCAACAACCAAAGCTTTAACTTTGGAAATCCCCTTCATCTCGCTCAGAGATTATTCAGAG ATGGCTACTTTAATCCTGAGGTGGTGAAGTACAGGCAGCTGTGTGCTAAGTCTCAGAGAAAGAGGCGTCTGTACTCTCTACAGCAGTACTACCACAGACTACTGAAGCAGATCCTTGTTTCCAGGAAG GATCTCCTGGAGCTAGCCGTGCACAGCGGGCTGGACGTGCCACAGAAGCGGCCCCTGAACCCCAGGGGCCAGCTGGAGCCGCAGGAGCCCAGGATCCGAAGGAGGGTGGGCCGCATCCTGAGGGAGGTGAAGGCCGAGTGCGGGGACAGCAACGCCTCCTCTGACGACGACGGAG AGTCATGGCCTCCAGCGCCGCAGtcgccctcctctcccaccaccagCCTCCCCCTCCGCGTCCTGCCCAGCCTCTCCACCCAGGACATGAAGACCGCCG AAAAACCCGAGCTAGGCGTGCAGGATTTGAAGAGCATGCTCCAGAAccacagagagaagaggaagaggcatCCG GACCACCCTGACCTCGTCACCTCTGACATCCACTTGGGGAACATGCTCTCCAGGGTCAACATAGGTCGGAAGGGCTCCTCTGTGG CTCTGTTTGACCTCGCTTTGCCCAAGAAGAAGatcaaagaggagaggaggaagaagaggttgAGGACGACAGTGAAGCTGGAGGCTGAGGACCCGTGTGAGGCCCTCATGACTTCCGATGCCGCGGCTCTATCGGCCAATCacgtcccctctctccctgacacGCCCACCCCACCGCCACTGGCCAACGTCAAGGAGGA GGTCATTGAGGAGTGCCAGAGCAGCCcagcggtggtggaggagatctCCATCAGCTTCTTCAACCTGCTGGAGTCTATCATGAAGACAGAGAATCTATCCAGTACCTCTCTG CTCGAGGAGAAGGTTCAAACATGGCAGTTGTCTCCCGCCACCTCCCTCAACCCCTGGTTTTCCTTTGCTTCCTGTTGGTCGGAGTTAGTACTTCCTGCCCTGCAGTTCCTCGCTGGAGAAGCCAAAG ATGGCATGATGACGCTGCCCACCGGCTTCTCTCCCTACGTGGAGTTCGGGGATCAGTCCCAGCAGTGGAGGTGGATCG GGCCCAGTCTAGATGCAGAGAAGGACCTCAGTGCGTTGTGTCAGCTGTGGATCGATTCCAAGGACCTGGTGGTCAAG ATGGAGCATGAAGACCTATCGGAGATAACCTCCCCCGTGCCTAGGGT CAGCTGGACGGACTACGTGGTGCGCCCCAGCACGGGAGATGAGAGACACGTCTTCCAGATCCAG GAACAACAGCGCTACGACCAGCCACACAAGGCCTTCACCTTCCGGATGCATGGCTTCGAGTCTGTGGTGGGGCCCGTCAAAGGGGTCTTCGACAAGGAGATGTCCCTGAACAAGGCCCGGGAGCACACCCTGCTACGATCCGACCGGCCTGCCTACGTCACCATCCTGTCCCTGG TGCGAGACGCAGCGGCCAGGCTTCCTAACGGAGAGGGGACCCGGGCGGAGATCTGTGAGCTCCTGAAGGACTCCCAGTTCCTAGCCCCTGATGTCACCAGCGCCCAG GTGAACACGGTGGTGAGTGGGGCGCTGGACCGGCTGCACTACGAGAAAGACCCGTGTGTGAAGTACGACATCGGACGCAAGCTGTGGATCTACCTGCACCGCGACCGCAGCCAGGAGGAGTTTG AGCGTATTCACCAGGCCCAAGCCGCCGCAGCCAAAGCCAGGAAAGCTCTTCAGCAGAAACCCAAACCCGCCCCTAAACCG TCTGGGAGCAAAGAGCCTGGCGGTAAGATCCAAGGCTCCCTGGAGGGCGGCCTGGAGTCCAGTCCCATGTCCCCCATCCCCGCCACCCCGAGCACCCCCGGCACCCCCAAATCTCCCCTGCCCTCCACAGTGGGCACCCCCACCAAGACGGGGCTCCCGGACATGGTGAAGAGCAGCCCAGG ggtgCTGCTTGTGGCCCCTCCCTCCATGCCCCAGCTGGGCTCCCTGCTGCCCAGCAGCCAGGCTGCCTCCGCGGCCGCCCagcagcccccctcctcctcctccctctccgcctcccACCAGCACGCCGCCCGGCTGGTCAGCCACCTGGGGACCGGGGCCCTGCCCCAGGTCCGCATGGTGTCGGCCCAGCCCGCCGTCGGGGGCCCGCAGGCCGCCCTGCTGCACCAGACCGCCCACCAGATCAGGGTGCCCGTCTCCCTGGGAACCAAGGGCCTCTCACAG ACGGTGGTGTCCCTGCCGCTACGGAGCCAAGCGGGCAGCAGCCCCATGGGGGTTCCCACCACGCTGTCGGTGTCGGCCCTGGCTGTGGCCAAGCCCCGgcccgggtcccccgggagccCAGCCAAGACCCTGGTCACCCCCGCCCTCCTGCAGGGCATGGCCGGCCAGAGCATCAAACAg GTGTCCATCACGGGCCAGCTGGGCGTGAAGACGTCCGTGGGCGGCGGCGGGATCCCCATCACGGCCACCAACCTGCGGATCCAGGGCAAGGACGTGCTGCGGCTGccgccctcctccatcaccaccgaCTCCAAGGGCCAGACGGTGCTGCGCATCACGCCCGACATGATGGCCACCCTGGCCAAGTCGCCCGTGGCCACCGTCAAGCTCTCCCCGGACTTCCTGGGCTCGGCCGGCCACGGCGGGGGGAAGAGCATCTCGGCCACGCTGCACGTGACCCcgccccactcctcctcctcctcctcctcctccacactctcCAGCCTGGTGACGGAGGCCGGGAAAGCTG GTCTCAAGGCGGGCCacgcctcctcctcgctgctgaAGGCGGGCGCGGCCGACACGGCCATCCGCCTGATGCCCACGCTGGCCGTCACCGTGGGCGACCAGAAGACCAGGACCTTCTCCACGCACGTGTCGTCGGCGTCCGGGGACTCGAAGGGCGCCGCCACCATCCGCATCATGCCCGGCCTGGGGGTCATCCCGCACAAGCAGGGCCAGACCATCACCATGACGACCATGGCCGGCAGCAAGCCGCTGACGGTGTCGGCCGGCCCCGGGACGGTGACCATGGCGGCGGCCGGTGCCCTCGGCGCCAAGGGGATCACGGTGTCCGCCTCGCCGCTCACCATCGGCACGGCGACCGGCACCGTGCGCCACGTGCCCGTCACGGCCACGGTGGTGACCACGCAGGCG GGTAAGCTGCCCACCAGGATCACGGTGCCTCTGTCCGTCCTCAACCAGCCGCTGAAGACCAAGAGTGTGGTGACCTCGCCCATGGTGAAGGGGAGCCTCAACACCAG CCTCAGCAGCCTTGGGAGGAACATCATCCTGACCACCATGCCGGCAGGCACCAAGCTCATGGCCGGGAACAAGCCGGTCAGCTTCGTCACCgcccagcagctgcagcagctgcagcagcagggtcAAGCCACACAG GTCCGGATCCAGACCGTTCAGACCCAGCAGATCCAGCAGCACGTGGCGACGGGTTCTCCTAAATCTGTGTCCACCGTGGTGGTCACCACCGCACCCTCGCTGAAATGTCCGCCGGACCCCTCGGCCGCCCCTCAAccatga